Proteins encoded within one genomic window of Labrys wisconsinensis:
- a CDS encoding Gfo/Idh/MocA family protein — translation MAGPLLRVGVIGCGFFAENHLAAWAGMEGIVLAAVCDLDEAKARAAAQKFGAAAAYRDAAEMLAKEQLDFVDIVTTMGSHAALVGLAAQRRLPMIVQKPLAPTWEAAVGIVETCRAAGIPMMVHENTRFLTPVRAARAVIDGGEIGTPTWARIAFRTGHDIYGKQPYLAKEEHFVLLDLGVHMLDVARYLLGDVARLYCQSESIKPGIAGEDMATTVLRHQAGATSVVECSYASPIHPDPFPQLVLQIEGMRGSLRVDPGYRMTVAAEGAVREVDVSPALFPWSTPPWHGTQESVVRTQEHWVKCLRQGIEPETSGTDSLKTYGLVWGAYESTRSGQAVTPLDQR, via the coding sequence ATGGCAGGCCCCTTGCTCCGCGTCGGCGTGATCGGCTGCGGCTTCTTCGCCGAGAACCACCTGGCCGCCTGGGCCGGCATGGAGGGCATCGTCCTGGCCGCGGTGTGCGACCTCGACGAAGCCAAGGCCCGCGCCGCGGCGCAGAAGTTCGGCGCGGCCGCAGCCTATCGCGATGCAGCCGAGATGCTGGCCAAGGAGCAGCTCGACTTCGTCGACATCGTCACCACCATGGGCTCGCACGCCGCGCTGGTCGGCCTGGCGGCGCAGCGGCGCCTGCCGATGATCGTGCAGAAGCCGCTGGCGCCGACATGGGAGGCGGCGGTCGGCATCGTCGAGACCTGCCGGGCCGCCGGCATCCCGATGATGGTGCACGAGAACACCCGCTTCCTCACCCCCGTACGCGCGGCACGCGCGGTGATCGACGGGGGCGAGATCGGCACCCCGACCTGGGCCCGCATCGCCTTCCGCACCGGCCACGACATCTATGGCAAGCAGCCCTATCTGGCGAAGGAGGAGCACTTCGTGCTGCTCGACCTCGGCGTGCACATGCTCGACGTGGCGCGCTACCTCCTCGGCGACGTCGCGCGGCTCTATTGCCAGAGCGAGAGCATCAAGCCGGGCATTGCCGGCGAGGACATGGCGACCACGGTGCTGCGCCACCAGGCCGGGGCGACCAGCGTGGTCGAGTGCAGCTATGCCAGCCCGATCCATCCCGATCCGTTCCCGCAGCTGGTGCTGCAGATCGAGGGCATGCGCGGCAGCCTGCGCGTCGATCCCGGCTACCGCATGACCGTCGCCGCCGAGGGTGCCGTGCGGGAGGTCGACGTCTCGCCGGCCCTGTTCCCGTGGTCAACGCCGCCCTGGCACGGCACGCAGGAGAGCGTGGTGCGCACCCAGGAGCACTGGGTCAAGTGCCTGCGCCAAGGCATCGAGCCGGAGACGTCGGGCACCGACAGCCTGAAGACCTACGGCCTGGTCTGGGGCGCCTATGAGTCCACCCGCAGCGGCCAGGCGGTGACGCCGCTCGACCAGCGGTGA
- a CDS encoding FadR/GntR family transcriptional regulator, which yields MTPDATPMRIGALGRMPQLPSRVAAAITQEIAAGRLKQGDRLPPEQALADRFGVSRNVVREAIARLRSDGVVQSRQGVGAFVVGSEATAMLRIDAELMNDRLVFQNVFELRAILEIRAAGLAARRADGEQRAAVSEALERMRNAADWAVDGVAADLDFHRVVAQATGNPYIATVVGFLSGQMRQSISFMRHNRADPDGSLARMNIAEHSAIHDAILARDPAAAREAMHRHITSAARRLGYDLSDGAELSKDAAGL from the coding sequence ATGACGCCTGATGCAACCCCGATGCGGATCGGCGCCCTCGGGCGGATGCCGCAGCTGCCCTCGCGGGTCGCCGCCGCCATCACCCAGGAGATCGCTGCCGGCCGCTTGAAGCAGGGCGACCGCCTGCCGCCGGAACAGGCGCTGGCCGACCGCTTCGGCGTCAGCCGCAACGTGGTGCGCGAGGCGATCGCCCGGCTGCGCTCCGACGGGGTGGTGCAGTCGCGCCAGGGCGTCGGCGCCTTCGTGGTCGGCAGCGAGGCGACGGCGATGCTGCGCATCGACGCCGAGCTGATGAACGACCGCCTGGTGTTCCAGAACGTCTTCGAGCTGCGCGCCATCCTCGAGATCCGCGCCGCGGGCCTGGCGGCGCGCCGCGCCGACGGCGAGCAGCGCGCCGCCGTCTCCGAAGCGCTGGAGCGCATGCGCAACGCCGCGGACTGGGCCGTGGACGGCGTGGCCGCGGACCTCGACTTCCACCGCGTCGTCGCCCAGGCCACGGGCAATCCCTATATCGCCACCGTGGTCGGCTTCCTCTCCGGCCAGATGCGCCAGAGCATCAGCTTCATGCGCCACAACCGCGCCGACCCCGACGGCAGCCTGGCGCGGATGAACATCGCCGAGCATTCCGCCATCCACGACGCCATCCTGGCGCGCGATCCGGCCGCGGCGCGCGAGGCGATGCACCGCCACATCACCAGCGCCGCCCGCCGCCTCGGCTACGATCTCTCCGACGGCGCCGAGCTGTCGAAGGATGCGGCGGGGCTGTGA
- a CDS encoding NAD(P)H-dependent oxidoreductase, whose protein sequence is MNILLVFAHPEPRSLNGALRDIAIRTLEAEGHAVRQSDLYAEGWTSEVDRADFPALAPDGRLIPVAASKQAFEAGTLTDDVKAEIDKLLWADVLILQFPLWWFAMPAILKGWVDRVFAYGFAYGVGEHSDRRWGDRYGEGTLAGKRAMLIVTAGGWEEHYAPRGINGPIDDLLFPIQHGILYYPGYDVLPPFVAYRVDRLDEAGFERVAEGLRERMRTLATTPPIPYRPQNGGDYLIPSMELRPGLGAPGASGFALHRADADAAG, encoded by the coding sequence ATGAACATCCTGCTCGTCTTCGCCCATCCCGAGCCGCGCTCGCTCAACGGCGCGCTGCGCGACATCGCCATCCGCACGCTCGAGGCCGAGGGCCACGCGGTGCGCCAGTCCGACCTCTATGCCGAGGGCTGGACCTCCGAGGTCGACCGCGCCGACTTCCCCGCGCTGGCGCCGGACGGACGGCTCATCCCCGTTGCGGCCTCCAAGCAGGCCTTCGAGGCCGGCACCCTGACCGACGACGTCAAGGCCGAGATCGACAAGCTCCTCTGGGCGGACGTCCTGATCCTGCAGTTCCCGCTCTGGTGGTTCGCCATGCCGGCGATCCTCAAGGGCTGGGTCGACCGGGTGTTCGCCTACGGCTTCGCCTATGGCGTCGGCGAGCACAGCGACAGGCGCTGGGGCGACCGCTACGGCGAGGGCACCCTGGCCGGCAAGCGCGCCATGCTGATCGTCACGGCCGGCGGCTGGGAGGAGCACTATGCGCCCCGCGGGATCAACGGGCCGATCGACGACCTCTTGTTCCCGATCCAGCACGGCATCCTCTACTATCCCGGCTACGACGTGCTGCCGCCCTTCGTCGCCTACCGGGTCGACCGCCTCGACGAGGCTGGGTTCGAGCGCGTGGCCGAAGGGCTGCGCGAGAGGATGCGGACGCTCGCCACCACGCCGCCCATTCCCTATCGGCCGCAGAACGGCGGCGACTATCTGATCCCGAGCATGGAGCTGCGCCCCGGCCTGGGCGCCCCCGGCGCGAGCGGCTTCGCGCTGCACCGGGCCGATGCGGATGCTGCGGGTTAG
- a CDS encoding sugar ABC transporter ATP-binding protein, giving the protein MAEVLLRIENLDKSFFGVPVLRDVGFELKRGHVLGLVGENGSGKSTTMNILGGIHRRDGGRIELEGRDYAPESSREAQARGIAFIHQELSLFPNLSIEENIFLDHFPRLGGLPFIDRRRMRERARAALDLVDLKVAPGTPVSRLPQGERQLVEIVKALSREAKLIIFDEPTTSLTARESERLFGIIERLRGQGLSVIYISHILGDVLRLCDDIVVLRDGQVMAAEPRAAFAVERMITLMVGRTIDHLFPERTTEPDRSRAALAVRGLSQPGVVKDIAFDLHPGEVLGVSGLMGAGRSELARILFGLDGYAAGEILVHGRRLPPRSPRQAMEQGLAFLTEDRRGEGLMMEASIRDNIVLPSLPDHAGPFLRLLNPAELGEMAQTMAERVKVNARTLDRTAVRTLSGGNQQKVVIAKWLLRRPSVFILDEPTRGIDVGAKYEVYKIINQLVGEGAAVLLISSEIEELIGMTDRIMVMARGEVRGFYDRAQYRRETLLRAALWD; this is encoded by the coding sequence ATGGCGGAGGTGCTGCTGCGCATCGAGAACCTCGACAAGAGCTTCTTCGGCGTGCCGGTGCTGCGCGACGTCGGCTTCGAGCTGAAGCGCGGTCATGTGCTCGGCCTCGTCGGCGAGAACGGCTCGGGCAAGTCCACGACCATGAACATCCTCGGCGGCATCCATCGCCGCGACGGCGGCCGTATCGAGCTGGAGGGGCGCGACTATGCGCCGGAGAGCTCTCGCGAAGCGCAGGCGCGCGGCATCGCCTTCATCCACCAGGAGCTCAGCCTCTTCCCCAACCTCTCGATCGAGGAGAATATCTTCCTCGATCATTTCCCGCGGCTCGGAGGCCTGCCCTTCATCGACCGGCGGCGCATGCGCGAGCGCGCCCGCGCCGCCCTCGACCTCGTCGACCTGAAAGTGGCGCCGGGAACGCCGGTGAGCCGCCTGCCCCAGGGCGAGCGGCAGCTGGTCGAGATCGTCAAGGCGCTGAGCCGCGAGGCGAAGCTGATCATCTTCGACGAGCCGACCACCTCGCTCACCGCCCGCGAATCCGAGCGCCTGTTCGGCATCATCGAGCGCCTGCGCGGCCAGGGCCTGTCGGTGATCTATATCAGCCACATCCTCGGCGACGTGCTGCGGCTGTGCGACGACATCGTGGTGCTGCGCGACGGCCAGGTGATGGCGGCCGAGCCGCGCGCCGCCTTCGCCGTCGAGCGCATGATCACGCTGATGGTCGGGCGCACCATCGACCACCTGTTCCCGGAGCGGACGACCGAGCCCGACCGCAGCCGCGCCGCGCTCGCGGTGCGCGGCCTCTCCCAGCCCGGCGTGGTCAAGGACATCGCCTTCGACCTCCACCCCGGCGAGGTGCTGGGCGTCTCCGGGCTGATGGGCGCCGGGCGCTCGGAGCTGGCGCGGATCCTGTTCGGGCTCGACGGCTACGCCGCCGGCGAGATCCTGGTGCACGGGCGCCGGCTGCCGCCGCGCTCGCCGCGCCAGGCGATGGAGCAGGGCCTGGCCTTCCTCACCGAGGACCGGCGCGGCGAGGGCCTGATGATGGAGGCCTCGATCCGCGACAACATCGTGCTGCCCTCCCTGCCCGACCATGCCGGCCCGTTCCTGCGGCTCCTCAACCCGGCCGAGCTGGGCGAGATGGCGCAGACCATGGCGGAACGGGTCAAGGTCAACGCCCGCACGCTCGACCGCACCGCGGTGCGCACGCTCTCCGGCGGCAACCAGCAGAAGGTGGTGATCGCCAAATGGCTGCTGCGCCGGCCTTCGGTGTTCATCCTGGACGAGCCGACGCGCGGCATCGACGTCGGCGCCAAGTACGAAGTGTACAAGATCATCAACCAGCTGGTCGGCGAGGGCGCGGCGGTGCTGCTGATCTCCTCGGAGATCGAGGAGCTGATCGGCATGACCGACCGGATCATGGTGATGGCGCGCGGCGAGGTTCGCGGCTTCTACGACCGGGCGCAATACCGGCGCGAGACGCTGCTGCGCGCGGCCCTGTGGGATTGA
- a CDS encoding LysR family transcriptional regulator, whose amino-acid sequence MDRPDVTLERMRSFVRVAERGSLSAVARELGIGQSTVTRHLRELEDAVGMPLLSRTTRRVAMTEEGGRYYAHCIQILRLVEQAGDEARDRRGAPAGTIRISCTAAIGVLHVSRLIFAFQDLYPHIGIDLSLTDERIDLVREGVDVALRLGPLADSAMKLRALGRSRRLLVAAPAYLAVRGRPTYPRDLTGHEGIRMSNVAGSDTLHLEGPDGAEHAVPFAGRLRVDHGLAAREAMIAGRGIAPAHRWLVDDLLADGRLEAILPDHTLPSVPLSLLIVPERAGIARVRLLIDFLVEAIVGIPGIERPQR is encoded by the coding sequence ATGGATAGGCCGGATGTCACGCTGGAACGCATGCGCAGCTTTGTCCGCGTGGCCGAGCGCGGCAGCCTCTCGGCCGTGGCGCGCGAGCTCGGCATCGGCCAGTCGACGGTGACGCGGCACCTGCGCGAGCTCGAGGACGCCGTGGGCATGCCGCTGCTCAGCCGCACCACGAGGCGCGTTGCCATGACCGAGGAGGGCGGCCGCTACTATGCGCACTGCATCCAGATCCTGCGCCTGGTCGAGCAGGCCGGCGACGAGGCGCGGGACCGGCGCGGCGCGCCGGCCGGCACGATCCGCATCTCCTGCACCGCGGCGATCGGGGTCCTGCATGTCAGCCGGCTGATCTTCGCCTTCCAGGACCTCTATCCCCACATCGGCATCGACCTCAGCCTCACCGACGAGCGCATCGACCTGGTGCGCGAGGGCGTCGACGTGGCGCTGCGCCTCGGCCCGCTCGCCGACAGCGCGATGAAGCTCCGCGCCCTCGGCCGCAGCCGGCGCCTGCTGGTGGCCGCGCCGGCCTATCTGGCCGTGCGCGGCCGGCCGACCTACCCCCGCGACCTCACCGGCCACGAAGGCATCCGCATGTCGAACGTGGCCGGGAGCGACACCCTGCATCTGGAGGGGCCGGACGGCGCGGAGCATGCGGTGCCCTTTGCCGGACGGCTGCGGGTCGATCACGGGCTCGCGGCGCGCGAGGCCATGATCGCCGGGCGCGGCATCGCGCCGGCCCATCGCTGGCTGGTCGACGACCTGCTGGCCGACGGCCGCCTCGAGGCGATCCTGCCCGACCACACGCTGCCCTCGGTGCCGCTGAGCCTGCTCATCGTGCCGGAGCGGGCCGGCATCGCCCGCGTCCGGCTGCTGATCGATTTCCTCGTCGAGGCGATCGTCGGCATCCCGGGCATCGAGCGGCCGCAGCGCTGA
- a CDS encoding SDR family oxidoreductase, producing MSQEFAGKVAAVTGAASGIGLACARAMLAAGATVVLIDRAADRLAALHAELGERAIPAVVDLVDPAGVAGMMPRILASAGRLDIFHANAGAYVGGEVVAGDPDAWDRMLNLNINAAFRSVHAVLPHMVERRTGDIILTSSIAGLVPVVWEPIYTASKHAVQAFVHTLRRQVAPHGIRVGAVAPGPVVTALLDDWPKAKMEEALAAGSLMPPEAVAEAVLFMLSRPRTITIRDLVILPQSLDV from the coding sequence ATGAGCCAAGAGTTTGCAGGCAAAGTCGCGGCCGTCACCGGCGCCGCCTCCGGCATCGGGCTCGCCTGCGCCCGGGCGATGCTGGCCGCCGGGGCGACGGTCGTGCTGATCGACCGGGCGGCGGACCGGCTGGCGGCGCTCCACGCCGAGCTTGGCGAGCGGGCGATCCCGGCGGTGGTCGACCTCGTCGATCCCGCCGGCGTCGCCGGCATGATGCCGCGCATCCTGGCGAGCGCCGGCCGGCTCGACATCTTCCACGCCAATGCCGGCGCCTATGTCGGCGGCGAGGTGGTCGCGGGCGATCCCGATGCCTGGGATCGCATGCTGAACCTCAACATCAATGCGGCGTTCCGCAGCGTGCACGCCGTGCTGCCGCATATGGTGGAGCGCCGGACCGGCGACATCATCCTCACCAGCTCCATCGCCGGCCTGGTGCCGGTGGTCTGGGAGCCGATCTACACCGCCTCCAAGCACGCGGTGCAGGCCTTCGTGCACACGCTGCGCCGGCAGGTCGCCCCGCACGGCATCCGCGTCGGCGCGGTGGCGCCCGGGCCGGTGGTCACGGCGCTGCTCGACGACTGGCCCAAGGCCAAGATGGAGGAGGCGCTCGCCGCCGGCAGCCTGATGCCGCCTGAGGCCGTAGCCGAGGCCGTGCTGTTCATGCTGAGCCGGCCACGGACCATCACCATCCGCGACCTCGTCATCCTGCCGCAGAGCCTGGACGTCTGA
- a CDS encoding RraA family protein → MTDRPFAAADLEILKRWDTPTICNGLELVVPERRAVGFTVEPMVAVDRKLPPIVGLARTGLIRAKEPPRGPIPPREDWYDYVAATDLPTIALIQDIDDRPGYGAFWGEVQTTVHAGLGVAGCVTNGSFRDLDMLAPGFQIVGGRIGPSHAHVHMVQMRCDVNVFGMLARHDDVIHADFHGAVVIPAEAVRRLPEAIDLVSRREKVILDRARAPGFTSADMREALKRAGEIH, encoded by the coding sequence ATGACAGACCGGCCCTTCGCCGCCGCCGACCTCGAGATCCTCAAGCGCTGGGACACGCCGACCATCTGCAACGGCCTGGAGCTGGTCGTGCCCGAGCGGCGCGCCGTCGGCTTCACCGTCGAGCCGATGGTCGCGGTCGACCGCAAGCTGCCGCCGATCGTCGGCCTGGCGCGCACCGGCCTGATCCGCGCCAAGGAGCCGCCGCGCGGGCCGATCCCGCCGCGCGAGGACTGGTACGACTATGTCGCCGCCACCGACCTGCCGACGATCGCCCTGATCCAGGACATCGACGACCGGCCGGGCTACGGCGCGTTCTGGGGCGAGGTGCAGACCACCGTGCATGCCGGGCTCGGGGTCGCCGGCTGCGTCACCAACGGCTCGTTCCGCGACCTCGACATGCTGGCGCCGGGCTTCCAGATCGTCGGCGGGCGCATCGGGCCGAGCCATGCCCATGTCCACATGGTGCAGATGCGCTGCGACGTGAACGTGTTCGGCATGCTTGCCCGGCACGACGACGTCATCCATGCCGATTTCCACGGCGCAGTGGTGATCCCCGCCGAGGCCGTGCGCCGGCTGCCGGAGGCGATCGACCTGGTCTCGCGGCGCGAGAAGGTGATCCTCGACCGGGCCCGCGCGCCCGGCTTCACCAGCGCCGACATGCGCGAGGCGCTGAAGCGCGCCGGCGAGATCCACTGA
- a CDS encoding sugar ABC transporter substrate-binding protein translates to MSLDRRQFSLSLFAAAAAGALPGAARAEGEKTIALMFDAFDSDFWITGNTILKAKAKANGWTTLESISNRDQNKQNDQVKAMVERKVDGIIFIPTDNNAAIPAIRTANAANVPIVFFNRPPAPNDNKYIAIQADNRKIMQITVQALVDIAKKQGGKYKACVLMGDLGDNNAVQRRDGALDILDQNKDLVEVVARVATEWNTDKAFAGLTNALQANPDINLLVSPSDSQDAVIEQVLKTAGKWHKTGEEGHVLFSGFDGDQNGYRLLSTGYMDVNGVQNLFYEVDLAYGAFKDIWAGKQPAQMLIDPGFAISQATLEAKREDMWGYHVWKEKNP, encoded by the coding sequence ATGAGCCTTGATCGACGCCAGTTTTCCCTGAGCCTGTTCGCGGCGGCCGCCGCCGGGGCGCTGCCGGGCGCCGCCCGCGCCGAGGGGGAGAAGACCATCGCGCTGATGTTCGACGCCTTCGATTCCGACTTCTGGATCACCGGCAATACGATCCTCAAGGCCAAGGCCAAGGCGAATGGCTGGACCACGCTGGAATCGATCTCCAACCGCGACCAGAACAAGCAGAACGACCAGGTCAAGGCGATGGTGGAGCGCAAGGTCGACGGGATCATCTTCATCCCGACCGACAACAACGCGGCGATTCCCGCCATCCGCACCGCCAATGCGGCCAATGTGCCGATCGTGTTCTTCAACCGGCCGCCGGCGCCCAACGACAACAAATACATCGCCATCCAGGCCGACAACCGCAAGATCATGCAGATCACGGTGCAGGCGCTGGTCGACATCGCCAAGAAGCAGGGCGGCAAGTACAAGGCCTGCGTGCTGATGGGCGACCTCGGCGACAACAACGCCGTGCAGCGCCGCGACGGCGCGCTCGACATCCTCGACCAGAACAAGGACCTCGTCGAGGTCGTCGCCCGCGTCGCCACCGAGTGGAACACCGACAAGGCCTTCGCCGGCCTGACCAACGCCCTGCAGGCCAACCCCGACATCAATCTCCTGGTCTCGCCCTCGGACTCCCAGGACGCGGTGATCGAGCAGGTGCTGAAGACCGCCGGCAAGTGGCACAAGACCGGCGAGGAGGGCCATGTGCTGTTCTCCGGCTTCGACGGCGACCAGAACGGCTACCGCCTGCTCAGCACCGGCTACATGGACGTCAACGGCGTGCAGAACCTGTTCTACGAGGTCGACCTCGCCTACGGCGCCTTCAAGGACATCTGGGCCGGCAAGCAGCCCGCGCAGATGCTGATCGACCCGGGCTTCGCCATCAGCCAGGCGACGCTGGAGGCCAAGCGCGAGGACATGTGGGGCTACCATGTCTGGAAGGAGAAGAATCCGTGA
- a CDS encoding sugar ABC transporter permease → MTSASDRETGAKHLLDRRDERLQDRSGVTGALRAFIDRVRAGDLGSLPVVVGLAIIWTIFQWLNPVFLSPNNLVNLLFDCSTVGVIALGIVCVLMVGEIDLSVGSVSGLASALLGVLWVQQDWPVALAIAAALAAGCAIGCLYAVLYNRLGMPSFVSTLSGLLAVLGLQLTILGPTGSINLPYESALVNFGQLLVMPDAVSYALAALPGLAELLAGWRTARRRRAAGLSARSPGGLLLQAVAVTAALELVAGYLNLDRGVPWMFGLFVVLVMAMNYALRRTQWGRSMTAVGGNREAARRAGIKVGAIHLSAFALCATLAAAGGVLSAARLASASQQAGTGDVNLNAIAAAVIGGTSLFGGRGSAYSALLGIIVIQSIASGLTLLDLSSSLRYMITGGVLAIAVIVDSLARRSRVSHGRA, encoded by the coding sequence ATGACCTCCGCATCCGACCGCGAGACGGGCGCCAAGCACCTGCTCGACCGCCGCGACGAGCGCCTGCAGGACCGCAGCGGCGTCACAGGCGCGCTGCGCGCCTTCATCGATCGCGTGCGCGCCGGCGATCTCGGCTCGCTGCCGGTCGTGGTCGGGCTCGCGATCATCTGGACCATCTTCCAGTGGCTCAACCCGGTGTTCCTGTCGCCGAACAACCTGGTCAACCTGCTGTTCGACTGCTCGACCGTGGGCGTCATCGCGCTCGGCATCGTCTGCGTGCTGATGGTCGGCGAGATCGACCTGTCCGTCGGCTCGGTCAGCGGCCTCGCCTCCGCGCTGCTCGGCGTGCTCTGGGTGCAGCAGGACTGGCCGGTCGCGCTGGCCATCGCAGCGGCGCTCGCCGCCGGCTGCGCGATCGGCTGCCTCTATGCGGTGCTCTACAACAGGCTCGGCATGCCGAGCTTCGTGTCGACCCTGTCGGGCCTGCTCGCCGTCCTCGGGCTGCAGCTCACCATCCTGGGACCGACCGGCTCGATCAACCTGCCCTATGAATCCGCGCTGGTGAATTTCGGCCAGCTCCTGGTGATGCCGGACGCCGTGTCCTACGCCCTCGCCGCCCTGCCCGGCCTCGCGGAGCTGCTGGCCGGCTGGCGGACGGCGCGGCGCCGGCGGGCGGCGGGCCTGTCCGCGCGCTCGCCCGGCGGCCTCCTCCTGCAGGCCGTCGCCGTCACCGCGGCGCTGGAGCTCGTCGCGGGCTACCTCAACCTCGACCGCGGCGTGCCCTGGATGTTCGGCCTCTTCGTCGTCCTCGTCATGGCGATGAACTATGCGCTGAGGCGCACACAATGGGGCCGCTCGATGACCGCGGTCGGCGGCAACCGCGAGGCGGCGCGCCGGGCCGGCATCAAGGTCGGGGCGATCCATCTCAGCGCCTTCGCGCTCTGCGCCACGCTCGCAGCCGCCGGCGGCGTGCTCTCGGCCGCGCGCCTCGCCAGCGCCAGCCAGCAGGCCGGCACCGGCGACGTCAACCTCAACGCCATCGCCGCGGCGGTGATCGGCGGCACCAGCCTGTTCGGCGGGCGGGGCAGCGCCTATTCCGCCCTGCTCGGCATCATCGTCATCCAGTCCATCGCCAGCGGGCTGACGCTGCTCGATCTGTCCTCGTCGCTCCGCTACATGATCACCGGAGGCGTCCTGGCCATCGCCGTCATCGTCGACTCTCTCGCCCGCCGCTCGCGCGTTTCCCACGGCCGCGCCTGA
- a CDS encoding ABC transporter permease: MRRVLFSDYLVLCLTLLYVAAIWPFVPEILNPSNLTDIFLQVLPLFIAAIGLMLVLMVAQIDLSATSIMATASVVGASIMTSQDGYLAGSAWAPLAAVAAFLAVGLAIGALNGACTALFGMPSFLVTLTTMMFFSGAAIWYTAGHTSSGSSIGALPPAFLALGYGGVLGIPYAAIATAAIAVGVHLMLSRSLFGRWLFAVGLNPQAAAISGVPVRRVVIATFVLSGLLSAVAAIVYTGRLEAGTPILGQRILLDVIGAAVIGGVSLFGGSGKVSGVFFGVLFLSVVDNGLQLLGLSLSAVYAIKGGVILFAAVTDAVRHRVAARGG, encoded by the coding sequence GTGCGCAGGGTCCTGTTTTCCGACTATCTCGTGCTCTGCCTGACCCTGCTCTATGTCGCGGCGATCTGGCCGTTCGTGCCCGAGATCCTCAATCCGAGCAATCTGACGGATATCTTCCTTCAGGTCCTGCCCCTGTTCATCGCCGCCATCGGCCTGATGCTGGTGCTGATGGTGGCGCAGATCGACCTCTCCGCCACCTCGATCATGGCGACGGCGAGCGTCGTCGGCGCCTCGATCATGACCAGCCAGGACGGCTATCTCGCCGGCAGCGCCTGGGCGCCGCTCGCCGCGGTCGCCGCCTTCCTGGCGGTCGGCCTGGCGATCGGCGCGCTCAACGGCGCCTGCACCGCCCTGTTCGGCATGCCCTCCTTCCTGGTGACGCTGACGACGATGATGTTCTTCAGCGGCGCGGCCATCTGGTACACCGCCGGCCACACCAGCTCGGGATCGAGCATCGGCGCCCTGCCGCCGGCCTTCCTGGCGCTCGGCTATGGCGGCGTCCTCGGCATTCCCTATGCCGCCATCGCCACGGCCGCCATCGCCGTCGGCGTGCATCTCATGCTGTCGCGCTCCCTCTTCGGCCGCTGGCTGTTCGCGGTCGGCCTCAACCCGCAGGCGGCGGCCATCTCCGGCGTGCCGGTCCGGCGCGTGGTGATCGCCACCTTCGTGCTCTCCGGCCTGCTCTCCGCCGTCGCCGCCATCGTCTATACCGGCCGCCTGGAGGCGGGCACGCCGATCCTCGGCCAGCGCATCCTGCTCGACGTCATCGGCGCGGCTGTCATCGGCGGCGTCAGCCTGTTCGGCGGCAGCGGCAAGGTCAGCGGCGTGTTCTTCGGCGTGCTGTTCCTCAGCGTCGTCGACAACGGCCTGCAGCTCCTCGGCCTGTCGCTCTCGGCGGTCTACGCCATCAAGGGCGGGGTCATCCTGTTCGCGGCGGTGACGGACGCCGTGCGCCACCGCGTCGCTGCCCGGGGAGGATGA
- a CDS encoding ABC transporter permease — MPNRHKLALLALRFAPLILFAALLLAFGSQSDRFLTFANFRNILTQATHVAVMAIGMTFVLLVRGVDLSVGSTMYLVVVVLGLYLHDLPLIVSIPAILAIGLAFGAVNAWFTTYLKIAAFITTLATLFIGRGFALYLSETRMVFQSDVVQTLGRSSALDVPWAIWILAVVAALAWIVLTQTPYGRQIYAVGADPEAAAKAGIRVKPIVFSVFCICGVCAAIGALISVSQVGAAAATFGYQKEFPVIAAAVLGGTSLFGGRGGVAGSIFGAVLVQTTENGLVMLNADPYLYPLVNSAIIFLAAWVDGRRTAITERLEQRKIRIEPT, encoded by the coding sequence ATGCCGAACCGTCACAAGCTCGCCCTCCTCGCGCTGCGCTTCGCGCCGCTGATCCTGTTCGCTGCCCTGCTGCTCGCCTTCGGCAGCCAGTCCGACCGCTTCCTGACCTTCGCCAATTTCCGCAACATCCTGACCCAGGCCACCCATGTGGCGGTCATGGCGATCGGCATGACCTTCGTGCTGCTGGTGCGCGGGGTCGACCTCTCCGTCGGCTCGACCATGTATCTCGTCGTGGTGGTGCTCGGCCTCTATCTCCACGACCTGCCGCTGATCGTCTCGATCCCGGCCATCCTGGCGATCGGGCTCGCCTTCGGCGCGGTCAACGCCTGGTTCACCACCTATCTGAAGATCGCCGCCTTCATCACCACGCTGGCGACGCTGTTCATCGGGCGTGGCTTCGCCCTCTACCTCTCCGAGACCAGGATGGTGTTCCAAAGCGACGTGGTGCAGACGCTCGGGCGTTCCTCGGCGCTGGACGTGCCCTGGGCGATCTGGATCCTGGCGGTCGTGGCCGCCCTCGCCTGGATCGTCCTGACCCAGACCCCCTACGGCCGCCAGATCTACGCCGTCGGCGCCGACCCGGAGGCGGCGGCCAAGGCCGGCATCCGCGTCAAGCCGATCGTGTTCTCCGTGTTCTGCATCTGCGGCGTCTGCGCCGCCATCGGCGCGCTGATCTCGGTGTCGCAGGTGGGCGCCGCGGCCGCGACCTTCGGCTACCAGAAGGAATTCCCGGTGATCGCCGCCGCGGTGCTGGGGGGCACCAGCCTGTTCGGCGGGCGCGGCGGCGTCGCCGGCAGCATCTTCGGCGCCGTGCTGGTGCAGACCACCGAGAACGGCCTCGTGATGCTCAACGCCGACCCGTATCTCTATCCCCTGGTCAACAGCGCCATCATCTTTCTCGCCGCCTGGGTCGACGGCCGGCGCACCGCGATCACCGAGCGGCTCGAGCAGCGCAAGATCCGCATCGAACCCACCTGA